From a single Arthrobacter sp. SLBN-112 genomic region:
- a CDS encoding GNAT family N-acetyltransferase, whose product MAQLIAPNVSFHRSWLEAAAEFGGARQDGAGADGWSLDDLKDAQVFGRFVDALVNDSLPETVRKPGLVPCTYLWIVDGGTFLGSLAIRHELTDYLLNEGGHIGYSVRPTARRRGHAAQALADALPVARSLGIERVLLTCDEDNAGSRATIEKNGGRYEDTRNGKRRYWINNP is encoded by the coding sequence ATGGCCCAGCTCATTGCCCCAAACGTCAGCTTCCACCGGTCCTGGCTTGAAGCAGCCGCGGAATTTGGCGGCGCCCGGCAGGACGGTGCGGGCGCCGACGGCTGGTCCCTGGACGATCTCAAGGACGCCCAGGTCTTCGGCCGCTTCGTCGATGCCCTCGTCAACGACTCACTGCCGGAAACCGTGCGCAAGCCCGGCTTGGTGCCCTGCACCTACCTTTGGATTGTCGACGGCGGCACGTTCCTCGGCTCGCTGGCCATCAGGCACGAGTTGACCGACTACCTCCTCAATGAAGGCGGGCACATCGGCTACAGCGTCAGGCCCACTGCCAGGCGGCGGGGCCATGCAGCGCAAGCCCTTGCAGACGCGCTTCCCGTGGCGCGGTCACTGGGGATCGAACGGGTTCTCCTGACGTGCGACGAGGACAACGCCGGATCGCGGGCAACCATCGAGAAGAACGGTGGCCGGTATGAGGACACGCGCAACGGCAAGCGCCGCTACTGGATCAATAACCCCTAG
- a CDS encoding antibiotic biosynthesis monooxygenase family protein — MITEHALLPVIPGQEEQFEAAFRQARPIIASMPGFLSLSLSRSIESPGTYLLLVEWEKLEDHTVGFRGSADYQQWRSLLHRFYEPFPVVEHFEHVSLAGR; from the coding sequence GTGATCACTGAACATGCCCTGCTTCCCGTCATCCCTGGCCAGGAGGAGCAATTCGAGGCCGCGTTCCGCCAGGCCCGCCCCATCATTGCTTCCATGCCTGGTTTTCTGTCGTTGTCGCTGTCCCGCTCGATCGAATCCCCCGGCACCTACCTGCTGCTGGTCGAGTGGGAGAAGCTGGAGGACCATACGGTGGGTTTTCGCGGTTCCGCGGATTACCAGCAGTGGCGGAGCCTGCTGCACCGGTTCTATGAGCCGTTCCCGGTCGTTGAGCACTTCGAACACGTGAGCTTGGCAGGCCGCTGA
- a CDS encoding rhamnogalacturonan acetylesterase, translating to MACSLAVAALAASAGLTLSAPAANAEPSNYRFDFGAGPVEQGYTGVSAADAYSPEMRYGFNTPEHVVNVPAKGSGAGSDAVRFLEFGTKSSNTFNVDLKEGLYKVTVTLGDTSRASIAAEGVFQAMNLTGNGATDSFEIPVTDGQLNLLVTEGKVGTAFTLSSLEIEKVSRHPEMDPTIWVGGDSTVANYYPLETSVQGGWGQMLPQFVDPEAFDIRNMATGGQIARGFRNDGQFEAILQYIKPGDLFLLEMGINDTAAKNATTEAEFKEIMRDMVRQVAATGATPVLVTPQGRATDFVDGIHSSVDRWYRHSTVALAQEEGVPLVDLNVLSSAYFTGIGPDATLALFMTGDTLHPNRAGAAELARLVTADLTRQGLLGGAA from the coding sequence GTGGCTTGCTCCCTCGCTGTGGCCGCGCTGGCCGCAAGCGCGGGACTCACGCTGTCCGCTCCCGCAGCCAATGCCGAGCCCAGCAACTACCGCTTCGACTTCGGCGCGGGTCCAGTCGAGCAGGGCTACACCGGGGTCAGCGCAGCTGACGCGTACAGCCCGGAGATGCGCTACGGCTTCAACACCCCCGAACACGTGGTCAACGTCCCGGCAAAGGGCAGCGGCGCGGGCAGTGATGCCGTCCGTTTCCTGGAGTTTGGTACCAAGAGCAGCAACACGTTCAACGTGGACCTGAAGGAGGGCCTGTACAAAGTCACGGTCACTTTGGGCGACACCTCCCGGGCCAGCATCGCGGCTGAAGGAGTTTTCCAAGCCATGAACCTCACCGGCAACGGTGCCACGGATTCCTTTGAGATCCCGGTGACGGACGGCCAGCTGAACCTGCTGGTCACCGAGGGCAAGGTGGGAACGGCCTTTACCCTGAGCTCGCTGGAGATTGAAAAGGTGTCCCGCCATCCGGAGATGGACCCGACCATCTGGGTGGGCGGCGACTCCACGGTGGCCAACTACTACCCCTTGGAAACAAGCGTCCAGGGCGGCTGGGGCCAGATGCTCCCGCAGTTCGTTGACCCCGAGGCTTTCGACATCCGCAATATGGCCACAGGCGGCCAGATCGCCCGCGGCTTCCGCAACGACGGCCAGTTCGAGGCCATCCTGCAGTACATCAAGCCCGGCGACCTGTTCCTCCTCGAAATGGGCATCAACGACACCGCCGCGAAGAACGCCACCACCGAGGCCGAGTTCAAGGAGATCATGCGGGACATGGTCCGCCAGGTGGCCGCCACGGGCGCCACCCCCGTCCTGGTCACGCCGCAGGGCCGGGCCACCGACTTCGTGGACGGAATCCACAGTTCGGTGGACCGCTGGTACCGGCACTCCACGGTGGCCCTTGCCCAGGAGGAAGGTGTGCCGCTGGTGGACCTGAATGTCCTGTCCTCCGCCTACTTCACAGGGATCGGGCCCGACGCCACGCTCGCCCTGTTCATGACCGGCGATACCCTGCACCCCAACCGGGCAGGTGCAGCGGAACTGGCCCGCCTGGTCACCGCTGACCTCACCAGGCAGGGCCTGCTGGGCGGGGCCGCCTGA
- a CDS encoding AMP-binding protein translates to MSRPVPAVDALLATYGAPDACAAELLCDSHDPNNVAFTVVAADLSAEDTTYGELRERSERGAAALAELGVGPGDAVATLMGKSADLVVMLLAIWRRGAVHVPLFTAFAWPAIELRLTASGAKAVVTDPDQRAKIQETTAAVVVAGAEASSPDLALTPLLARQQPGIAAEAVGGDGDLVLIFTSGTTGAPKGVPVPVRALAAFRQYVEVGLDVSEEDVFWNAADPGWAYGLYYGILGPMAAGRRNLLLRPGFSPELSFKVLEAFSVTNFAAAPTVYRTMRAKTEAGTGPFRLRRASSAGEPLTPEVISWAREVLGVPVRDHYGQTEHGMMIINAWHDDVRTELRPGSMGRPLPGWSCAVLKDNADEPAAPGELGRVAVNVAESPMMWFKGYRDAPDKTAERFSADAKWYLTGDAGMVDADGYYFFSSRDDDVIIMAGYRIGPFDVESVLATHPAVLETAVVGAPDELRGEVLEAYVVLAAGTTGGDALVTELQTMVKTQFAAHAYPRRIHFVEELPKTPSGKLQRYVLRQQRAAEAGS, encoded by the coding sequence ATGTCCCGTCCGGTTCCAGCCGTTGATGCCCTTCTTGCCACTTACGGTGCTCCTGATGCCTGCGCGGCCGAACTCCTGTGCGACAGCCACGATCCCAACAATGTTGCCTTCACGGTGGTTGCCGCCGACCTCTCCGCGGAGGACACCACCTACGGCGAGCTCCGGGAACGCTCGGAACGGGGAGCCGCCGCCCTGGCCGAGCTGGGGGTGGGTCCCGGAGATGCGGTGGCCACCCTGATGGGCAAATCGGCTGACCTGGTGGTCATGCTCCTGGCCATTTGGCGGCGCGGGGCTGTCCATGTTCCGCTGTTCACTGCCTTCGCGTGGCCTGCCATCGAACTTCGCCTCACAGCGTCCGGCGCAAAGGCTGTGGTTACGGACCCCGACCAGCGGGCGAAGATCCAGGAAACCACTGCCGCCGTGGTGGTTGCCGGTGCAGAAGCATCCAGTCCGGACCTGGCGCTCACGCCGCTCCTGGCCAGGCAGCAACCGGGAATCGCGGCCGAAGCTGTGGGCGGTGACGGTGACCTGGTGCTGATCTTTACGTCCGGCACCACGGGTGCCCCCAAGGGTGTGCCGGTGCCCGTCCGGGCGTTGGCCGCCTTCCGCCAATACGTCGAAGTGGGCCTGGACGTCAGTGAAGAGGATGTCTTCTGGAACGCCGCAGATCCCGGCTGGGCATATGGCCTGTACTACGGGATTCTAGGGCCCATGGCGGCAGGACGGCGCAACCTCCTGCTGCGGCCGGGGTTCTCGCCGGAACTCAGCTTCAAGGTGCTGGAGGCGTTTTCCGTCACCAACTTCGCGGCTGCTCCCACGGTGTACCGCACCATGCGCGCAAAAACCGAGGCCGGAACGGGACCCTTCCGGCTTCGGCGTGCCTCCTCCGCCGGCGAACCGCTGACCCCCGAAGTGATCAGCTGGGCCCGCGAGGTGCTGGGCGTTCCCGTCCGGGACCACTACGGACAGACCGAACACGGGATGATGATCATCAACGCCTGGCATGACGACGTGAGGACGGAGCTCAGGCCCGGATCCATGGGCCGGCCCCTGCCGGGGTGGAGCTGCGCCGTCCTCAAGGACAATGCCGACGAACCGGCCGCGCCGGGTGAACTGGGCAGGGTTGCCGTCAACGTGGCCGAAAGCCCCATGATGTGGTTCAAGGGGTACCGGGACGCCCCGGACAAAACGGCCGAAAGGTTCAGCGCGGACGCCAAGTGGTACCTGACCGGTGATGCGGGCATGGTGGACGCGGACGGCTACTATTTCTTCTCCTCCCGGGATGACGACGTGATCATCATGGCCGGATACCGGATTGGCCCTTTCGACGTCGAGAGCGTCCTTGCCACCCACCCGGCGGTCCTGGAAACTGCCGTGGTGGGCGCCCCCGACGAACTGCGCGGAGAAGTCCTGGAGGCCTACGTTGTCCTGGCGGCCGGGACCACCGGCGGTGACGCCCTGGTGACCGAACTCCAGACCATGGTGAAGACGCAGTTCGCCGCCCACGCCTACCCGCGCCGCATCCACTTCGTTGAGGAGCTGCCCAAGACGCCGTCGGGGAAGCTGCAGCGCTACGTCCTGAGGCAGCAGCGGGCCGCGGAAGCGGGCAGTTAA
- a CDS encoding response regulator, protein MAEVRVLLVDDHPVVRAGLRAMLTGFEGISIAAEAADGAAALKELARLRTLGEAPDVVLMDLQMGDGMDGVTATAQIRKLATPPPVLILTTYDTDADILAAVEAGASGYMLKDAPPEQLRQAVLQAAAGGTALAPRAAALLMQRISNPGTSLTPREVQLLELLATGLSNRAIAKQVFISEATVKTHLVHIYGKLGVDNRTAAIAAATQRRIIRAPGATG, encoded by the coding sequence GTGGCTGAAGTGCGCGTCCTGCTGGTGGATGACCATCCCGTGGTCCGTGCCGGACTGAGGGCCATGCTCACCGGATTCGAGGGCATCTCCATAGCCGCCGAGGCCGCTGACGGCGCTGCTGCGCTGAAGGAACTGGCACGGCTGCGGACACTTGGCGAGGCGCCGGATGTTGTCCTCATGGACCTGCAGATGGGCGACGGAATGGACGGGGTCACGGCCACCGCACAGATCCGGAAGCTCGCCACACCGCCGCCGGTGCTCATCCTCACCACGTACGACACCGACGCGGACATCCTGGCCGCGGTGGAGGCCGGGGCCAGCGGCTACATGCTCAAGGACGCGCCGCCGGAACAGCTGCGGCAGGCCGTCCTGCAGGCCGCGGCGGGTGGCACTGCCTTGGCGCCCCGGGCCGCTGCCCTGCTGATGCAACGGATCAGCAATCCCGGCACCTCCCTCACCCCGCGCGAGGTGCAGCTGCTGGAACTGCTGGCCACCGGCCTGTCCAACCGCGCCATCGCCAAGCAGGTCTTCATCTCGGAGGCCACGGTGAAGACCCACCTGGTGCACATTTACGGCAAGCTCGGCGTGGACAACCGTACGGCCGCCATCGCCGCGGCCACGCAGCGGCGCATCATCCGGGCGCCGGGGGCCACGGGCTGA
- a CDS encoding sensor histidine kinase, with product MPATPLPQTLEKAGGIPAKGPLNALENASSAAILRVLRVTLHTGFAVLLAVALVRMLMAGGPLRWLWAGGAIVLAAVYLAGTVLEKRHAEARSRFNPRRYGLLWLGLVTGLWAFLLAGSADFAWLAFPIFFLHLHLLPRRAALPAIALMTAAVAASQWAASGAPVPHAAAVVGPVLGAVFSVITGLAYAALYREAENQRRAADELRRTREELARSQHEAGVLAERERLAREIHDTLAQGLSSIVLLGRAAEKSLTDGDTATASERVALVQQTAADNLAEARSFVRGLSSPQLEGSTLVEALRRLCGTTETGAAAAGVALRCRLEVDGEPQELPQPVRVTLLRAAQASLANVREHARAATAVVTLAFLGSEVTMDIYDDGTGFDPAAAAGAADAADGSGFGLRSLRERVAALNGSLAVESAPGEGTVVAIRLPLDGGPRG from the coding sequence ATGCCTGCCACGCCCCTGCCGCAAACACTGGAAAAGGCCGGCGGCATCCCGGCGAAGGGGCCGTTGAATGCCTTGGAAAATGCCTCGTCGGCGGCCATCCTCCGGGTCCTGCGGGTCACCCTGCACACGGGGTTCGCCGTGCTGCTGGCTGTGGCACTGGTCCGGATGCTGATGGCCGGAGGGCCGCTGCGTTGGCTGTGGGCGGGCGGCGCGATCGTCCTGGCCGCTGTGTACCTGGCCGGAACGGTCCTCGAAAAACGCCATGCCGAAGCCCGCAGCAGGTTCAACCCGCGCCGCTACGGGCTGCTGTGGCTCGGCCTGGTCACGGGCCTGTGGGCGTTCCTGCTCGCGGGCAGCGCCGACTTCGCCTGGCTGGCCTTCCCCATCTTCTTTCTCCACCTTCACCTGCTGCCCCGCCGCGCAGCGCTGCCGGCGATCGCGCTGATGACCGCGGCGGTGGCCGCATCCCAGTGGGCTGCCAGCGGTGCTCCGGTGCCGCACGCGGCGGCCGTCGTCGGGCCCGTGCTGGGCGCGGTTTTCTCGGTGATTACCGGCCTTGCCTATGCGGCCCTGTACCGGGAGGCCGAGAACCAGCGGCGTGCGGCGGACGAACTGCGCCGCACCCGGGAGGAACTGGCCAGGTCCCAGCATGAGGCCGGGGTGCTGGCGGAGCGGGAGCGGCTGGCCCGGGAAATCCACGACACCCTGGCGCAGGGGCTGTCCAGCATCGTTCTCCTGGGGCGGGCGGCGGAGAAGTCGCTCACGGACGGTGACACAGCCACGGCTTCCGAGCGAGTGGCGCTGGTGCAGCAGACCGCTGCGGACAACCTTGCGGAGGCGCGCAGCTTTGTCCGCGGCCTGTCCTCGCCGCAGCTGGAGGGGAGCACCCTGGTGGAGGCCCTGCGACGGCTCTGCGGCACCACGGAGACCGGCGCCGCGGCCGCAGGAGTGGCGCTGCGGTGCCGGCTCGAGGTGGACGGCGAGCCGCAGGAGCTGCCCCAGCCGGTCCGCGTCACCCTGCTGCGGGCGGCGCAGGCAAGCCTCGCGAACGTCCGCGAACACGCCCGGGCCGCCACCGCCGTCGTCACCCTTGCCTTCCTGGGCAGCGAGGTGACCATGGACATTTACGACGACGGCACCGGCTTTGATCCCGCCGCTGCGGCCGGTGCCGCGGACGCAGCGGACGGCAGCGGGTTCGGGCTGCGCTCACTGCGGGAACGCGTCGCCGCACTGAACGGCTCGCTGGCAGTTGAATCCGCGCCAGGAGAGGGCACCGTGGTGGCCATCCGGCTGCCCCTGGACGGGGGACCGCGTGGCTGA
- a CDS encoding ABC transporter permease: MFLAIRDIRFAKGRFAMMGGVVALITLLLVMLSGLTAGLAEQSTSAIGKLGAAGAKPVDTIAFGAPGSATPKASYTESSVTAAQVESWRNQSGVESAEPLGITQTRAQTAGGSGRANVAVFGVSPGSRLAPVEVSTGTAVLGTSVAEALSVGQGDTVSFGGVELSVAAVVPDQWYAHTSVVWTALPAWAKAAHVSDGGQLATVVAVTYGDGATVDEATANATAHTVSESRTGSFQALGSFKSENGSLTLMQAFLYGISSLVIVAFLTVWTIQRTRDIAVLKAMGAPGSYILRDAMTQAAIVLVAGATVGGSVGVAAGSLAAQAAPFLLNVGTTVLPVVGIVALGLAGAALAVRRVTKVDALLALGGN, from the coding sequence GTGTTCCTGGCAATCCGCGATATCCGCTTCGCCAAAGGCCGGTTCGCCATGATGGGCGGCGTCGTAGCCCTGATCACCCTCCTGCTGGTCATGCTGTCCGGGCTGACCGCGGGCCTTGCCGAGCAGTCCACGTCCGCCATCGGCAAGCTGGGTGCAGCCGGCGCCAAACCGGTGGACACCATCGCTTTCGGCGCCCCCGGTTCGGCCACCCCCAAGGCGTCCTATACGGAAAGCTCCGTGACCGCCGCCCAGGTGGAGAGCTGGCGGAACCAGTCCGGCGTCGAGTCCGCCGAGCCGCTGGGAATCACCCAGACCCGGGCCCAGACGGCCGGTGGTTCAGGAAGGGCCAACGTGGCGGTTTTCGGTGTTTCACCCGGCAGCCGGTTGGCGCCCGTCGAGGTATCCACCGGCACTGCCGTGCTGGGCACAAGCGTTGCGGAGGCCCTGTCCGTGGGCCAGGGGGACACGGTGTCCTTTGGAGGCGTGGAGCTTTCCGTCGCCGCCGTGGTGCCGGACCAGTGGTATGCCCACACCAGTGTGGTGTGGACGGCGCTGCCCGCGTGGGCTAAAGCAGCGCACGTGTCCGACGGCGGGCAGTTGGCTACGGTCGTCGCCGTCACCTACGGGGACGGGGCTACGGTGGACGAGGCTACTGCCAACGCAACCGCGCATACGGTCAGCGAGTCGCGCACGGGATCTTTCCAGGCACTGGGCTCCTTCAAGAGCGAAAACGGCTCCCTGACCCTGATGCAAGCGTTCCTGTACGGGATCTCATCGCTGGTGATCGTGGCCTTCCTGACCGTCTGGACCATCCAGCGCACCCGGGACATCGCGGTGCTGAAAGCCATGGGCGCCCCCGGTTCCTACATCCTGCGCGACGCCATGACCCAGGCCGCCATCGTCCTCGTCGCTGGAGCTACCGTCGGCGGATCCGTGGGCGTGGCCGCCGGCTCCCTGGCCGCCCAGGCTGCCCCGTTCCTGCTGAACGTAGGCACCACGGTGCTTCCCGTCGTCGGGATTGTTGCCCTGGGCCTGGCGGGCGCCGCCCTGGCCGTCCGCCGCGTGACCAAGGTCGATGCGCTCCTGGCGCTCGGCGGCAACTAA
- a CDS encoding ABC transporter ATP-binding protein, which produces MSSIPAPLSLVNVTLEYPDGGGTTTALDRVTLTAQAGQLVALVGPSGSGKSSLLAVAATLVRPTRGQVTIDGTDTTALKDKELTALRRGKLGIIFQQPNLLPSLTAVEQLIISDHLRGKPAKAARTRAAELLDVVGLSASARKLPHQLSGGQRQRVNIARALMGSPTVLLVDEPTAALDHERSASIIALLRQVTTEFRVATVMVTHDTEFVPLTDAVATMRDGRLTVPVPALTPSGAP; this is translated from the coding sequence ATGTCCTCCATCCCCGCGCCCCTCAGCCTGGTCAACGTCACCCTCGAATACCCGGACGGCGGCGGAACCACCACGGCCCTGGACCGGGTCACCCTGACGGCACAGGCCGGGCAGCTCGTGGCGCTTGTGGGGCCGTCGGGCTCCGGCAAATCCAGCCTCCTGGCCGTTGCCGCCACCCTGGTCCGCCCCACCCGCGGGCAGGTCACGATCGACGGCACCGACACCACTGCCCTCAAGGACAAGGAGCTCACCGCCCTGCGCCGCGGCAAACTGGGCATCATCTTCCAGCAACCCAACCTGCTGCCCTCGCTCACCGCCGTCGAACAGCTCATCATCAGCGACCACCTGCGCGGGAAGCCTGCCAAGGCGGCACGGACCAGGGCAGCGGAACTGCTGGACGTTGTGGGCCTCTCCGCCAGCGCCCGGAAGCTGCCGCACCAGCTTTCCGGCGGGCAGCGGCAGCGGGTGAACATCGCCCGGGCACTCATGGGCAGTCCCACGGTGCTGCTGGTGGACGAGCCCACCGCCGCGCTGGACCACGAGCGCAGCGCCTCGATCATCGCCCTGCTGCGCCAGGTGACCACCGAATTCAGGGTGGCAACGGTGATGGTCACCCATGACACCGAGTTCGTGCCGCTGACGGACGCCGTGGCCACCATGCGGGACGGCCGGCTGACGGTACCGGTCCCGGCCCTTACCCCAAGTGGTGCACCGTAA
- a CDS encoding ZIP family metal transporter: MPTWLMSLLWGTGAGAALVLGAAVSWRWSIPSKIVSTIMAFGAGVLISALAFELVDEAVKGGGLWPTVAGFLAGAVVYVGANMVLARAGAKHRKRSGDQQPSEKDNPGSGTAIAVGALLDGVPESVVLGVGLLAGGAVSPAMLAAVFISNVPEGLSGTAGMKKAGRSRGYVFGLWGGIAVLSGLAALLGYVTLENAPDELVAFITSVAAGGILAMLADTMIPEAFEEHHNLTGLTASVGFLTAFTVHHLG; the protein is encoded by the coding sequence ATGCCTACTTGGTTGATGTCGCTGTTATGGGGCACCGGTGCCGGTGCAGCCCTGGTCCTGGGAGCTGCCGTGTCCTGGCGGTGGTCCATCCCGTCCAAAATCGTGTCCACGATCATGGCCTTTGGCGCCGGCGTGCTGATCTCGGCGCTTGCCTTTGAGCTGGTGGACGAGGCCGTGAAGGGCGGCGGACTGTGGCCCACGGTGGCGGGCTTCCTGGCCGGGGCGGTGGTGTACGTGGGCGCCAATATGGTCCTGGCGCGGGCCGGCGCCAAGCACCGCAAGCGGTCCGGAGACCAGCAGCCCTCCGAGAAGGACAACCCGGGCAGTGGCACGGCCATTGCCGTGGGCGCCCTGTTGGACGGCGTTCCGGAATCAGTGGTTTTGGGCGTCGGCCTGCTGGCCGGGGGAGCGGTGAGTCCCGCCATGCTGGCGGCCGTCTTCATCTCCAACGTGCCGGAGGGACTGTCCGGTACGGCCGGCATGAAGAAGGCCGGCCGGAGCAGGGGTTATGTGTTCGGGCTCTGGGGCGGCATCGCAGTCCTCAGCGGGCTGGCCGCGCTGCTGGGATACGTGACGCTGGAAAACGCGCCGGACGAGCTGGTCGCCTTCATCACCTCCGTTGCGGCCGGCGGCATCCTGGCGATGCTCGCGGACACCATGATTCCCGAGGCCTTCGAAGAGCACCACAACCTCACCGGGCTGACCGCTTCCGTGGGGTTCCTGACGGCATTTACGGTGCACCACTTGGGGTAA
- a CDS encoding sensor histidine kinase: MGSRTALDNEVTTVGGVLTDKQPLDFHTLGLAGCIDRLTAPLRQRGTAVHWDTPHWGVEIPADCASLLYQSAREVLSNAFKFSSASTLNIQLAAVDHGIRLVVADDGTGFDSNLATCGRHHGYGLRLMAVAVQEAGGAMDISSTPGQGTSVTVTLPLD; the protein is encoded by the coding sequence ATGGGAAGCAGAACAGCGTTGGACAACGAAGTCACAACCGTGGGAGGCGTGCTGACGGACAAGCAGCCGCTGGATTTCCACACGTTGGGGCTCGCCGGATGCATCGACCGGCTCACCGCACCCCTGCGGCAGCGCGGGACCGCGGTCCACTGGGATACTCCGCACTGGGGCGTCGAGATCCCGGCGGACTGCGCGTCCCTCCTGTACCAGTCCGCCCGCGAGGTGCTCAGCAACGCGTTCAAGTTCTCGTCCGCATCCACACTGAACATCCAACTGGCGGCCGTTGACCACGGCATCCGCCTGGTAGTGGCCGACGACGGCACAGGCTTTGACAGCAACCTCGCCACGTGCGGGCGGCACCACGGGTACGGCCTGCGGCTCATGGCGGTGGCCGTGCAGGAAGCCGGCGGTGCGATGGACATCAGTTCCACTCCCGGCCAAGGCACCAGCGTGACGGTGACACTGCCGCTTGACTGA
- a CDS encoding NADPH-dependent FMN reductase — translation MATYKIGYFVGSLAAGSINRTLAKALIKLAPEDLEFTEIPIKDLPLYSYDYDADFPPEGRALKEAIEAADGILFVSPEYNRSIPGALKNAIDWGSRPWGTNSFARKPTGIIGASPGSIGTAVMQSSMRAVLSFLDAPQLNAPEAYVKYDPAVFGDDGAVKDESTAKFLGHYMEEYAAFVARVLAANAPGHIGDLEPDAAKLSR, via the coding sequence ATGGCAACGTACAAGATTGGATACTTCGTGGGCAGCCTGGCGGCCGGCTCCATCAACCGGACCCTGGCCAAGGCCCTGATCAAACTCGCCCCGGAGGACCTGGAATTCACCGAGATCCCCATCAAGGACCTCCCGCTCTACAGCTACGACTACGACGCCGATTTCCCGCCCGAAGGCCGTGCCCTCAAGGAAGCCATCGAGGCCGCGGACGGGATTCTGTTCGTGTCCCCGGAATACAACCGCTCCATCCCGGGAGCCCTGAAGAACGCCATCGACTGGGGCTCCCGTCCTTGGGGAACCAACTCCTTTGCCCGCAAGCCGACCGGCATCATCGGCGCTTCCCCCGGCAGCATCGGCACCGCTGTGATGCAGTCCTCCATGCGCGCCGTCCTGAGCTTCCTGGACGCACCGCAGCTGAACGCCCCGGAGGCGTACGTCAAGTACGATCCCGCGGTTTTCGGGGACGACGGCGCGGTCAAGGATGAGTCAACCGCCAAGTTCCTGGGCCACTACATGGAGGAATATGCGGCCTTCGTGGCCAGGGTCCTGGCCGCCAATGCTCCAGGTCATATCGGCGACCTGGAGCCGGACGCCGCCAAGCTCTCCCGCTGA